From a single Lactococcus allomyrinae genomic region:
- a CDS encoding TMEM175 family protein: MSNERINAFSDGVFAILITIMVLELKTPSGPSLSALMDLKFVFFTYFVSFITIAIYWNNHHHIFYLLERVSGRILWWNMALLFFTSFLPFSTAWLSQYPAEQMPEILYGLNCLLVDIAFNILAIGVYKQQGLFNRMRDARWFWKAVWSIGILMISLAICLIFSIPFIVIAGVIASLLPWAIPDRQIEEGVNQ; this comes from the coding sequence ATGTCAAATGAGCGGATTAACGCCTTCTCTGATGGTGTGTTTGCAATTCTAATTACAATCATGGTTTTGGAACTTAAAACTCCCTCTGGTCCCTCTTTGTCAGCGCTGATGGATTTAAAATTTGTCTTTTTTACTTATTTTGTCAGCTTCATAACTATCGCAATTTATTGGAACAACCACCATCATATTTTCTATTTATTAGAACGTGTTTCTGGACGGATATTGTGGTGGAATATGGCTTTGTTATTTTTTACAAGTTTTCTTCCTTTTTCGACGGCTTGGCTTTCTCAATATCCTGCTGAACAAATGCCTGAAATACTTTATGGACTAAACTGTTTATTAGTGGATATTGCTTTTAATATCTTAGCGATTGGAGTTTATAAGCAGCAAGGTTTATTCAATCGTATGCGAGATGCACGTTGGTTCTGGAAAGCTGTTTGGTCAATTGGAATACTTATGATTAGTTTAGCCATCTGTCTTATCTTTTCAATTCCTTTTATCGTAATAGCAGGAGTTATAGCTAGTTTATTACCTTGGGCAATCCCTGATCGTCAAATTGAAGAAGGAGTCAATCAATAA
- a CDS encoding VOC family protein, protein MAIIHPYLTFNNTKETLEYYKEVLGATNVSRMPVAPAQAEQFGVPADKAADLTMHSQFDILGSTVMAADNFMQMEPLVYDAVSILIDLNSEDEAEMEKADAFWKKVIDSGTVKVNLAYEEQFWGGKMGDFTDKYGVRWMLHAQPYSKIEAMLNASEH, encoded by the coding sequence ATGGCAATTATCCATCCGTATCTCACCTTTAATAACACTAAGGAAACACTTGAATACTATAAAGAAGTTCTTGGTGCAACTAATGTTTCTCGTATGCCTGTGGCTCCTGCTCAAGCAGAGCAGTTTGGTGTACCAGCTGATAAAGCAGCTGACTTAACAATGCATTCACAATTTGATATTCTAGGTTCAACAGTAATGGCTGCTGACAACTTCATGCAGATGGAACCTTTAGTATATGACGCTGTTTCCATTCTCATTGACTTAAATTCGGAAGATGAAGCTGAAATGGAGAAAGCTGATGCGTTCTGGAAAAAAGTTATAGACTCTGGTACTGTAAAAGTTAATCTTGCTTATGAAGAACAGTTTTGGGGTGGAAAGATGGGAGATTTTACTGACAAATATGGTGTTCGTTGGATGCTTCATGCTCAACCTTACTCAAAAATTGAAGCGATGTTAAATGCTTCAGAACATTAA
- a CDS encoding RidA family protein: protein MDTISTPHAPAAIGPYVQGKIVNGLLFASGQIALNPATGEIVGDTIELQTEQVMKNISALLEVAGSDFDHVVKTTCFLKNINDFAKFNAVYAQAFGSVFPARSAVGVAGLPKKALVEIEIIAEIR, encoded by the coding sequence ATGGATACTATTTCTACACCTCATGCACCTGCTGCGATTGGACCCTATGTTCAAGGAAAGATTGTCAATGGCTTGCTCTTTGCCTCTGGACAAATTGCATTAAACCCTGCCACTGGAGAAATCGTTGGAGACACCATCGAGCTCCAAACCGAACAAGTGATGAAAAATATTAGTGCGCTTTTAGAAGTTGCCGGGTCAGATTTTGACCATGTGGTAAAAACGACTTGTTTTTTAAAAAATATTAATGATTTTGCTAAGTTCAATGCTGTCTATGCTCAGGCCTTTGGAAGTGTGTTTCCAGCGCGTTCAGCCGTTGGTGTGGCTGGTTTGCCAAAAAAAGCACTTGTCGAAATTGAAATAATTGCTGAAATTCGATAA
- the budA gene encoding acetolactate decarboxylase → MTEITQLFQYNTLGALMAGLYEGTMTIGELLKHGNLGVGTLDSIDGELIVLDGKAYQAKGDKTIVELGDDVTVPYAAVVPHQAEVIFKQRFTATDKELEERIESYFDGQNLFRSIKIKGEFSKMHVRMIPRAKEGTKFVEVSQHQPEYFEENVRGTIVGIWTPEMFHGVSVAGYHLHFISDDFAFGGHVLDFVIENGTVEIGAIDQLNQSFPVQDRKFLFANLDIESLKKDIDVAEG, encoded by the coding sequence ATGACAGAAATCACACAACTTTTTCAATATAACACACTTGGCGCTTTAATGGCTGGTCTTTATGAAGGCACAATGACCATTGGTGAATTACTCAAGCATGGTAATTTGGGAGTTGGAACATTGGATTCAATTGATGGTGAGCTGATTGTTCTCGATGGGAAAGCTTATCAGGCTAAAGGAGATAAGACCATCGTGGAGTTGGGAGATGATGTGACTGTTCCTTATGCAGCTGTTGTCCCTCATCAAGCGGAAGTTATTTTTAAACAACGCTTCACTGCTACGGACAAAGAACTAGAAGAAAGAATCGAAAGTTATTTTGATGGACAAAATTTATTTCGTTCAATTAAAATTAAAGGAGAATTTTCTAAAATGCACGTGCGGATGATTCCTCGTGCTAAAGAAGGAACAAAATTTGTTGAAGTTTCACAACATCAACCTGAATACTTTGAAGAAAATGTTAGAGGAACGATTGTCGGCATTTGGACACCTGAAATGTTCCACGGTGTTAGTGTAGCAGGATATCATTTACATTTTATTAGTGATGATTTTGCATTTGGAGGTCATGTTTTGGACTTTGTGATAGAAAATGGTACAGTTGAAATTGGTGCGATTGACCAGTTGAACCAATCATTTCCCGTACAAGACCGCAAGTTCTTATTTGCCAATCTTGACATTGAATCACTCAAAAAAGATATTGATGTTGCTGAAGGATAA
- a CDS encoding DNA-3-methyladenine glycosylase I → MEKSRCKWCLSSDKMIHYHDTFWGTPLHDERELFAKLVLDMNQAGLSWNTILNKQENFYAAFDDFQIEKVAQYDEAKFDELMQNAGIIRNKLKVRAAINNAQRVLEIQREFGSFETYIWSFTDGKVCQHQITDESEVPATDSLSDRISKDMKKRGFKFVGSTVVYAYLQAIGVINDHADYCFRQKELLD, encoded by the coding sequence ATGGAAAAATCAAGATGTAAATGGTGCTTATCCTCTGATAAAATGATTCATTATCATGATACGTTTTGGGGAACGCCACTGCATGATGAGCGAGAATTATTTGCCAAATTAGTCTTAGATATGAATCAGGCAGGGCTTTCTTGGAATACAATTTTGAATAAACAGGAAAATTTTTATGCGGCCTTTGATGATTTTCAGATTGAAAAAGTGGCGCAATATGATGAAGCAAAATTTGATGAACTCATGCAGAATGCAGGGATTATTCGGAATAAACTTAAAGTGCGGGCAGCGATTAATAATGCGCAGAGGGTACTTGAGATTCAGCGAGAATTTGGCTCTTTTGAAACTTATATCTGGTCTTTTACTGACGGAAAAGTCTGTCAGCACCAAATTACTGACGAAAGTGAAGTACCGGCTACTGACAGCTTATCAGACCGCATCAGTAAGGATATGAAAAAGCGAGGGTTTAAATTTGTTGGCTCAACTGTGGTTTATGCTTATCTTCAGGCGATTGGGGTGATTAATGATCACGCGGATTATTGCTTTAGACAAAAAGAATTATTGGACTGA
- the truB gene encoding tRNA pseudouridine(55) synthase TruB, translating into MNENLNGILNIYKEAGWTSFDVVAKLRGILRIKKIGHGGTLDPSVTGVLPVAVGHATRLLEYMEAAGKVYEGEITIGWSTETEDADGKIVSRTPVLSMLTEDKIDRAMATFVGNIQQIPPMYSAVKINGKKLYEYARSGQTIERPAREITIYEFVRTSAPIFDEKQAIVKFKFRVACSKGTYVRTLAVDLSEKLGYAGHMSQLQRTAANGLKIENAVTLTKLEQAKANDNLSAFLLPVEYAVTDLPKIKLTDEQFEMAIVGKKFDESQFSILSALTEPKFAAFYNDKLVAVYMKHPDKEGIWKPNKVLYK; encoded by the coding sequence ATGAATGAAAATTTAAACGGTATTTTAAATATTTATAAAGAGGCAGGTTGGACATCTTTTGATGTTGTAGCAAAACTTCGTGGAATTTTAAGGATAAAAAAAATCGGGCATGGAGGAACACTCGACCCATCAGTAACGGGAGTTTTGCCAGTAGCTGTCGGACATGCAACGCGATTATTGGAATACATGGAGGCTGCAGGAAAAGTTTATGAAGGTGAAATCACGATTGGATGGTCAACCGAAACCGAAGATGCTGACGGAAAAATTGTTAGTAGAACACCTGTTCTGTCAATGCTGACAGAAGATAAAATTGATCGTGCGATGGCGACATTTGTTGGAAATATCCAGCAAATCCCACCGATGTACTCAGCTGTAAAAATCAATGGAAAAAAGCTGTACGAATATGCACGTAGCGGTCAGACAATTGAGCGTCCTGCACGCGAGATTACGATTTATGAATTTGTAAGAACGTCCGCTCCCATTTTTGATGAAAAACAAGCGATAGTAAAGTTTAAATTTCGAGTGGCTTGTAGTAAAGGAACTTATGTACGAACTTTAGCTGTAGATTTATCCGAAAAATTAGGTTACGCAGGCCATATGTCACAACTGCAGCGGACAGCAGCAAATGGATTAAAAATTGAAAATGCAGTTACTCTAACTAAACTAGAGCAGGCAAAAGCAAATGATAATCTGTCAGCGTTTCTCCTCCCTGTTGAATATGCGGTGACAGATTTGCCAAAGATTAAGCTCACTGATGAGCAATTTGAAATGGCAATTGTTGGAAAAAAATTTGATGAAAGTCAATTTTCAATTCTGTCAGCACTGACAGAACCAAAATTTGCGGCATTTTACAATGATAAGTTAGTGGCGGTATATATGAAACACCCCGATAAAGAAGGAATTTGGAAGCCAAATAAAGTCTTATACAAGTGA
- the xerS gene encoding tyrosine recombinase XerS gives MKREQLVQNIEKLKKVMPDYVLEYYQSKLAVPYSLNTLYEYLKEYERFFTWLVDSNIIDNDKISDIPLSVLENITKRDMESFILYLRERPRLNTHSTQYGVSQTTINRTLSALSSLYKYLTEEVENEHGEPYFYRNVMKKVQTKKKPETLSARAENIKGKLFLGDETQGFLDYIDMEYEKTLSNRALSSFQKNKERDLGIIALILASGIRLSEAVNVDLRDLHLNNMVIEVTRKGGKRDAVNVAPFAKSYLERYLEIREKRYKTMKKDLALFVTLYRGIPSRIDASSVEKLVAKYSQSFKIRVTPHKLRHTLATRLYAQTNSQVLVSHQLGHASTQVTDLYTHIIDEEQKNALDSL, from the coding sequence ATGAAGCGTGAACAATTAGTACAAAATATTGAAAAATTAAAAAAGGTTATGCCTGACTATGTTCTAGAATATTATCAATCTAAGCTCGCAGTTCCTTACAGTCTTAATACTCTCTACGAATATCTTAAAGAATATGAACGTTTTTTTACTTGGTTAGTTGACTCCAACATTATTGACAATGATAAAATTAGTGATATTCCTTTATCTGTTCTAGAAAATATTACCAAACGAGATATGGAATCTTTTATTTTATACCTTAGAGAACGGCCACGTTTGAATACTCATTCAACACAATATGGTGTCAGCCAAACGACAATTAACCGAACTTTATCAGCCTTATCGAGCCTCTATAAATATCTGACTGAGGAAGTCGAAAATGAGCATGGTGAACCCTACTTCTATCGTAATGTGATGAAAAAAGTACAAACGAAGAAAAAACCTGAAACCTTATCAGCTCGTGCAGAAAACATTAAAGGAAAGCTTTTCTTAGGAGATGAAACACAAGGCTTTCTTGATTATATTGATATGGAATATGAAAAAACACTCTCTAATCGAGCGTTATCGAGTTTTCAGAAGAATAAAGAACGTGATTTAGGAATTATTGCATTGATTTTAGCTTCTGGTATTCGACTTTCTGAGGCAGTTAACGTTGATTTAAGAGATTTACATCTTAACAATATGGTGATTGAGGTTACGCGCAAAGGGGGAAAACGGGATGCAGTAAATGTTGCACCTTTTGCCAAAAGTTATTTGGAGAGATATTTAGAAATTAGAGAAAAACGATACAAAACAATGAAAAAGGACCTTGCATTATTTGTTACGTTGTATCGAGGAATACCAAGCAGAATTGATGCTTCAAGTGTTGAAAAATTAGTTGCTAAATATTCTCAGTCCTTTAAAATTCGAGTCACACCACATAAACTCAGACATACTCTTGCTACACGCTTATATGCTCAAACAAACTCTCAAGTTCTTGTTAGTCATCAATTAGGTCATGCTTCTACTCAGGTCACCGACCTTTACACGCATATTATTGATGAGGAGCAGAAAAATGCTTTAGATAGCCTTTGA
- the ilvA gene encoding threonine ammonia-lyase IlvA, which yields MLSAKEVESAYEVLKPIVTKTPLQLDPYLSDKYQANIYLKEENLQKVRSFKLRGAYYSISKLSDEQRSRGVVCASAGNHAQGVAFAANQLNIDATIFMPVTTPNQKISQVKFFGGNHVDICLIGDTFDESAKAAKLFSQNQEKPFIDPFNDENVIAGQGTVALEIFSQAQELDVKFDKILVQIGGGGLIAGITTYANEVHPEVEIIGVEAKGATSMKAAFNSGRPITLEHIDKFADGIAVATVGEKTYDAIKDKVKQLLAVDEGLISQTILELYSKLGIVAEPAGATSVAALELIKDEIKGKNVVCIISGGNNDISRMQEIEERALVYEGLKHYFVINFPQRPGALRTFVSDILGPNDDITRFEYIKRADKGKGPCLVGILLACPDDYDSLIERIEQFDSRYVNLHGNESLYELLV from the coding sequence ATGTTAAGTGCTAAAGAAGTTGAATCTGCATATGAGGTGTTAAAACCAATTGTTACCAAAACTCCGCTACAATTGGATCCATATTTATCCGATAAATATCAAGCAAATATCTATCTAAAAGAAGAAAATTTACAAAAAGTACGCTCTTTTAAATTACGAGGTGCTTATTATTCAATCAGTAAATTAAGTGACGAGCAACGTTCACGAGGTGTAGTATGCGCTAGTGCAGGAAATCATGCGCAAGGAGTTGCCTTTGCTGCAAATCAACTCAACATTGATGCAACTATTTTTATGCCTGTGACAACACCCAATCAAAAAATTTCTCAGGTCAAGTTTTTTGGAGGAAATCATGTCGATATTTGCTTGATTGGTGATACTTTTGATGAATCTGCTAAAGCTGCAAAACTTTTTTCTCAAAATCAAGAAAAACCTTTCATTGACCCTTTCAATGATGAAAATGTTATTGCAGGTCAAGGAACGGTGGCATTAGAAATTTTTTCTCAAGCGCAAGAGCTTGATGTTAAGTTTGATAAAATTTTGGTGCAGATTGGCGGCGGAGGATTAATTGCAGGGATTACGACATATGCTAATGAGGTTCATCCAGAAGTAGAGATAATTGGTGTAGAAGCAAAAGGAGCAACGAGCATGAAAGCTGCTTTTAACTCTGGAAGACCAATAACTTTGGAACACATTGATAAATTTGCTGATGGAATTGCAGTTGCTACCGTTGGTGAAAAAACCTATGATGCTATCAAAGACAAAGTGAAACAACTTCTCGCTGTTGATGAAGGCTTGATTTCACAAACGATTTTAGAACTTTATTCTAAATTAGGTATTGTCGCAGAACCTGCTGGAGCAACATCTGTCGCTGCTTTAGAATTGATTAAAGATGAGATAAAAGGGAAAAACGTCGTTTGCATTATCAGTGGCGGAAACAATGATATTAGCCGTATGCAAGAAATTGAAGAAAGAGCATTGGTTTATGAGGGTTTAAAGCATTATTTTGTGATTAATTTTCCTCAAAGACCTGGTGCTTTGCGTACTTTTGTAAGTGATATTTTAGGACCAAACGATGATATCACGCGTTTTGAATACATCAAACGAGCAGATAAGGGAAAAGGTCCTTGCCTTGTTGGTATTTTACTCGCTTGCCCAGACGATTATGATTCACTCATCGAGAGAATCGAACAATTTGATAGTCGTTACGTTAATTTACACGGAAATGAAAGCTTGTATGAATTATTAGTCTGA
- a CDS encoding class A sortase, whose product MKRQEKGKKKKRRWIVNTLIVLLFLVGLALVFNKPIRNMLIAMNSNRYQLNNISREKIKKNQEADVSFDFDAVRSVDFQAVLANQFNRQPLPVIGGIAIPDLGINLPIFRGVGNTSLLYGAGTMKPEQVMGQGNYTLAGHNMTGFSSDLSILFTPLTHAKDGMTIYITDKNNIYQYKITKINVVTPDHVEVLNDTPGKTEITLVTCADVEATHRIIVHGVFENKTPFTKATDSMVSAFSKRYNQIRNF is encoded by the coding sequence ATGAAACGACAAGAAAAGGGAAAAAAGAAAAAACGTCGTTGGATTGTTAATACCCTTATCGTTCTGCTCTTTTTAGTCGGTCTAGCATTAGTTTTTAATAAGCCTATTCGAAATATGCTGATTGCGATGAATAGTAATCGTTACCAACTTAATAATATTTCACGTGAAAAGATTAAGAAAAACCAAGAAGCAGATGTTAGCTTTGACTTTGATGCCGTTCGTTCAGTAGATTTTCAAGCCGTATTAGCAAATCAGTTTAATCGTCAGCCTTTGCCGGTTATTGGCGGGATTGCAATTCCAGATTTGGGAATTAATTTACCTATTTTCCGTGGTGTCGGAAATACATCTCTTCTATATGGTGCGGGGACAATGAAACCTGAACAAGTCATGGGTCAGGGAAATTACACATTAGCAGGTCATAACATGACAGGATTTAGCTCAGATTTGTCAATTTTATTTACGCCATTGACACATGCTAAGGACGGAATGACGATTTATATTACAGATAAGAACAATATTTATCAGTATAAAATTACCAAAATTAATGTCGTAACACCCGACCATGTCGAAGTGTTAAATGATACGCCTGGCAAGACAGAGATTACATTAGTCACTTGTGCGGATGTTGAAGCCACTCATCGTATCATTGTTCATGGTGTATTTGAAAATAAAACACCATTCACAAAAGCGACAGACTCAATGGTTAGTGCTTTTTCAAAACGCTACAATCAAATCCGAAACTTTTAA
- the pcrA gene encoding DNA helicase PcrA: MNPLLQGMNDKQAEAVQTTEGPLLIMAGAGSGKTRVLTHRIAYLIDEKMINPWNILAITFTNKAAKEMRERALSLTPMAQDTLIATFHSMCVRILRRDADHIGYNRNFTIIDPGEQKSLMKRILKEANLDSKKWEPKALLGTISNAKNDLLDADAYEAQVTARNPYEMVVARVYKIYQNELRKAESMDFDDLIMQTLRLFDKNPDVLAYYQGKFQYIHVDEYQDTNHAQYQLVKLLASRFKNICVVGDADQSIYGWRGADMQNILDFEKDYPNAKVVLLEENYRSTKTILQAANNVIKNNIKRRPKKLWTQNDDGENIIYFRAGNEQEEANKVSEVISEGRRSGRKYADYAVLYRTNAQSRTIEDSFVKSNIPYTMVAGTKFYSRKEIRDVIAYLNVVANPADNMSFERIINEPKRGVGPGTLDKLRHFADSRGVSLANSLLDITISDIRGKAAGEIYDLGLVFDFLRARTENLTITELVEEMLERTGYLKALQMIPSIENQARIENIEEFLSVTKGFDEKSEVPLDEETGEPLIETGLDKLSRFLNEVSLLSETDAYEEDSDQVTMMTLHAAKGLEFPVVFLIGMEENIFPLSRVNEDMDELEEERRLAYVGITRAEQTLYLMNANQRVLYGKTNYNRPSRFISEIDAELLDYTGIARKANTSFNASYKSSGFSSGTSMSDALHQRKAIINPAVTHSTTTTAQTATVDWKIGDTAVHRKWGEGMVLGVSGTGKNMELKINFPEVGMKRLLAAMAPIEKKA, translated from the coding sequence ATGAACCCATTACTTCAAGGAATGAATGATAAGCAAGCAGAAGCTGTGCAAACAACAGAAGGTCCTCTCTTAATTATGGCGGGTGCTGGTTCGGGTAAGACACGTGTTTTGACTCACCGCATTGCTTATTTAATTGATGAAAAAATGATTAATCCATGGAATATTCTCGCGATTACCTTTACCAATAAAGCAGCGAAGGAAATGCGTGAACGTGCACTTTCTTTGACACCTATGGCACAAGATACGTTGATTGCAACTTTTCACTCAATGTGTGTACGTATTTTGAGACGTGATGCGGATCACATTGGTTACAATCGGAATTTCACCATTATAGATCCAGGTGAGCAAAAATCGTTGATGAAGCGCATTTTGAAAGAAGCAAATTTAGATTCTAAAAAATGGGAACCTAAAGCACTTTTGGGTACAATTTCAAATGCTAAGAATGATTTGCTTGATGCAGATGCCTATGAGGCGCAAGTTACTGCACGAAATCCTTATGAAATGGTTGTTGCACGTGTTTATAAAATTTATCAAAATGAGTTACGCAAAGCAGAATCAATGGACTTCGATGATTTAATCATGCAAACTTTAAGATTGTTTGATAAAAATCCTGATGTTTTAGCTTATTATCAAGGGAAATTTCAATATATTCATGTGGACGAATACCAAGATACTAACCACGCACAGTATCAACTTGTAAAGCTTCTTGCTAGTCGTTTTAAGAACATCTGCGTGGTCGGAGATGCTGACCAATCCATCTATGGTTGGCGTGGTGCAGATATGCAAAATATCCTTGACTTTGAAAAAGATTATCCTAATGCAAAAGTGGTGTTGCTTGAGGAAAATTATCGCTCAACTAAGACGATTCTGCAGGCGGCGAATAATGTCATTAAAAATAATATTAAACGTCGTCCTAAAAAGCTCTGGACTCAAAATGATGATGGTGAAAATATCATTTATTTCCGCGCAGGCAACGAACAAGAAGAAGCGAATAAGGTTTCCGAAGTTATTTCAGAAGGAAGACGCTCAGGACGTAAGTATGCTGACTATGCAGTGCTGTACCGAACGAATGCCCAATCACGTACGATTGAAGATTCTTTTGTGAAATCAAATATCCCTTATACGATGGTCGCAGGAACAAAATTTTACTCACGTAAAGAAATTCGTGATGTCATTGCTTATCTGAATGTTGTTGCAAATCCTGCGGATAATATGAGTTTTGAGCGAATTATTAATGAGCCTAAACGCGGGGTTGGACCAGGAACTTTGGACAAACTGCGTCATTTTGCTGACAGTCGTGGTGTTTCATTAGCCAATAGTTTACTTGATATTACGATTTCAGATATCAGAGGAAAAGCTGCTGGCGAAATTTACGACCTTGGTCTTGTATTTGATTTCTTACGAGCACGTACAGAAAACTTAACAATTACAGAGCTGGTTGAAGAGATGTTAGAGCGTACAGGCTATCTGAAAGCCTTGCAAATGATACCGAGCATTGAGAATCAGGCTCGTATTGAAAATATCGAAGAATTTCTTTCTGTGACCAAAGGATTTGATGAAAAATCAGAAGTTCCTTTGGATGAAGAAACAGGCGAACCTTTGATTGAAACAGGTTTGGATAAATTGAGTCGTTTTCTTAATGAAGTAAGTCTGCTGTCTGAAACAGATGCCTATGAAGAAGATTCTGACCAAGTTACGATGATGACATTGCATGCTGCAAAAGGACTTGAATTTCCCGTTGTCTTTCTGATTGGAATGGAAGAAAATATTTTTCCTCTTTCGCGTGTAAATGAAGATATGGATGAGCTTGAGGAAGAACGCCGTTTGGCTTATGTTGGGATTACCCGTGCAGAACAAACGCTTTACCTGATGAATGCCAATCAGCGTGTGCTTTATGGTAAAACAAACTATAATCGGCCAAGTAGATTTATTTCAGAAATTGATGCAGAATTATTAGATTATACGGGGATTGCTCGCAAGGCAAATACCAGTTTTAATGCAAGTTATAAATCTAGTGGCTTCAGCTCAGGAACGTCAATGTCAGACGCTTTACATCAACGCAAAGCAATCATTAATCCTGCGGTAACTCACAGTACAACGACTACTGCTCAGACAGCAACAGTAGACTGGAAAATTGGTGACACTGCAGTCCACCGTAAGTGGGGTGAAGGGATGGTGCTAGGTGTAAGTGGTACAGGAAAAAATATGGAACTGAAAATCAATTTTCCAGAAGTTGGTATGAAACGTCTCCTTGCCGCAATGGCACCGATTGAGAAGAAAGCATAA
- a CDS encoding bifunctional riboflavin kinase/FAD synthetase: MKILEFDENLKFDEDLVLVLGYFDGLHRGHQALFNEARKVATILNLKIAVLTFPEKPTLTFEKFEPEMLLKLTSDKKRAELFAENGVDYLIFQDFTSKFAHQTASEFSENVVMKFRPKVVITGFDYTTGSDMKNLKNTEDYRVIIIPEITDNQGKISSTRIRKAVENGDIAQANSLLGYPYETSGLVVHGFARGRQLGYPTANLVIKDYVHIPAVGVYTCDVIFDGGRHRGFASIGYNDTFNGTEKTVEVHIFDFNGEIYGENLTVLWLDKIRDMVKFDDIDHLIEQMKDDENIARNYKTKK; the protein is encoded by the coding sequence ATGAAAATATTAGAATTTGACGAAAATCTGAAATTTGACGAAGACTTGGTCTTAGTTTTAGGATATTTTGATGGCCTACATCGAGGACATCAAGCCCTTTTTAATGAAGCAAGAAAAGTGGCTACAATACTTAATTTAAAGATTGCAGTGCTGACTTTTCCCGAGAAACCCACACTAACTTTCGAAAAATTCGAACCAGAAATGCTTTTAAAATTGACTTCTGACAAGAAAAGAGCAGAACTTTTTGCTGAGAATGGTGTGGATTACTTAATCTTCCAAGATTTTACTTCAAAATTTGCACATCAAACAGCCAGTGAATTTTCAGAAAATGTTGTGATGAAGTTCCGACCAAAAGTTGTAATCACTGGATTTGATTATACAACTGGTTCAGACATGAAAAATCTGAAAAATACAGAGGATTATCGAGTGATTATTATTCCCGAGATTACGGATAACCAAGGGAAGATATCTTCTACCAGAATCCGAAAAGCAGTAGAAAATGGAGATATCGCTCAGGCCAATTCGCTTTTAGGCTACCCATACGAAACTTCAGGACTTGTCGTTCATGGCTTTGCTCGCGGGCGTCAACTTGGCTATCCTACTGCCAATTTGGTGATTAAAGATTATGTTCATATTCCAGCTGTAGGTGTCTATACCTGCGATGTCATTTTTGATGGTGGGCGTCATCGCGGCTTTGCCTCGATTGGATATAACGACACTTTCAATGGTACAGAAAAAACGGTTGAAGTTCATATTTTTGATTTTAATGGGGAAATTTATGGAGAAAATTTGACCGTGCTTTGGTTAGACAAAATTCGAGATATGGTTAAATTTGACGATATTGACCATCTCATCGAACAAATGAAGGACGATGAGAATATCGCACGAAATTATAAAACTAAAAAGTAA
- a CDS encoding 8-oxo-dGTP diphosphatase has protein sequence MGKHELEQVELTNMCAIIDEKNQKIVVQKRVKSWKGIAFPGGHVEKGEALVASTIREIKEETGLDICHLKFCGVKDWFEVEKNKRYMVFLFATTEFSGELIRETDEGVVYWEAIQRLPELDLSSGFIEMAEMMLKQSFAEFWYEINDEDWIKKFY, from the coding sequence ATGGGTAAACACGAGCTTGAGCAGGTTGAATTGACCAATATGTGTGCAATTATTGATGAAAAAAATCAGAAAATTGTGGTGCAAAAGCGGGTGAAATCTTGGAAGGGCATTGCTTTTCCAGGTGGACACGTTGAAAAAGGAGAGGCATTAGTTGCTTCAACGATTCGGGAGATTAAGGAAGAAACTGGTCTTGATATTTGTCATTTGAAGTTTTGTGGTGTAAAAGATTGGTTTGAAGTTGAGAAAAACAAACGCTATATGGTTTTTCTCTTTGCGACAACTGAATTTTCTGGCGAACTTATCAGAGAAACAGATGAGGGAGTGGTTTATTGGGAAGCGATTCAGCGCTTGCCTGAGTTGGATTTATCCTCTGGTTTTATTGAAATGGCAGAGATGATGCTGAAACAATCTTTTGCTGAATTTTGGTATGAAATCAATGATGAAGATTGGATAAAGAAATTCTATTGA